The Polyangium mundeleinium genome contains the following window.
GCCAACGGCCGAGCTGCGCACGATGAGCGGCCCGCCGCCAAGCCTCCGGCGCGCCTCGTCGAGCGCCTCCATGCAGCGCGCCGGCACGGGTTTGCCCTCGTCCGTCAGCGCCTCGGAGAAGGCCGTCGTCAGGATCACGCCCTCGGGCACGGGCGCCCCCACGGCGCGGAGCTCCTGCAGCGATCGTCCCTTCCCGCCGATGAGCGCGACGTCGTCGACGGCGTCGAACCCCCGCACGAACGGCGGCTTCCGGAGCACCCCCCCGATCCCCCCATGCCCCCTCATCCTGCCCTCTTCTTCACGCCGAGCACCCACAAAAGGACGCTGAAAAGCCCGTGGATCGGCGGCCCAATCAAGAGGCAGAAGAGCGCCGTTTTCCACGATAGTTCGACGACCAACGATGCGCCGGCGAGCGCACCGACGACCGAATCCAGCCGATCGGCCACGGCCGAGATCACGCGCCCCAAGCGGTGCTTCGGCGGCGCGCCCGGCTCGACGTCGAGCTGACGTTTCACGAAGGAGTTCGGCAGCTCCCCGAGCATCAACCCGAGCGCCGAGACCGCGCCGAGCAGGAGGAGCCCCGGCAACGTCGAGGGCCACACGGCGAGGCCGAGGCGCGGAGCCGCGGTCCCAAGGCCGGCCATGGCGAGCGCGGTCGCGGGCACGATGACCACGAAGCCACGCGTGGTCTTGTTGTCGCCGAAGAGGCGTCGCCCCCGGAACGTGTGACCTCCGTCGAGCGGACGGGTGAAACGTTTCGAGAGCGGATGCGCGAACCACGCGGACTGGCAGGCGCCGCCGACAACGAAGCTCCCGACGAGGAGCCCAGCACAAGCGAGCGGAGAGAGCGCCGCGGGTTCCATGGGGCTAGATCGAGAGGCCGGAGGTGCTCCGGTTCTTGAAGAGAAAGACCTCGGCCGGCACGGCCTTGGCGGCGCGGATCCAGGCCCACGCAGGCGCCTCGTTCGGCGGCGTCCACGGGATCTCGCGGAGGCGCGGGCCCGGCACGAAGGGGAAGACGTGGTGCAATTCGTGCGCGTCGAACCCCGTCAGGACGAACGTCGACAAGAAGCCCGAAAACCGGAGCGAACGCGTGTACGGCGCCTGCTCGGGCGCGGGAATCGGCGTGACGTCGGCGCCGTGGGAGAGCTCGAGCGGGATGTGCGTGTGCTGGCTCAACATGATCACATCCATCCACGCGAAGCCGAGAAAAAGCCCGAGCCCGAAGAGGCGCAGCAGCGCCGCGGGTCCGACGAACACGAAGGCCGCGGCATAAATCGCGAGCAAGGCGAGCGCATTGACGACGAAGGCGCGACGTGCGCGAGCCTCGGGGAAGAGCCGGAAGAGGCGCGGCAGGTGCCAGAAGCTCTGCGCCCGGTAGAGGAACGAAAACAGCGGGAGCCAGGCGCGCCAGGCGATGTTGATCGCAGCGCGCTCGAACGTGCCGAGCGGGCGCGGGACGAGCGAGGAGGTCGTGGGATCCTTGTCCTGAAAGCCGGTCCATTTGTGGTGCATGCGGTGGATGGCTTTCCAGCTCGCATACGGGAGCACCGAGATCACGGAGGCGAGGTGGCCGGCGAGGGTATTCAGGCCCCGCGTCGCGAAGAGCGTGTGATGTCCGGCCTCGTGCAGGAGGGAGAACCATTTCACGAAGGAGACGGCGAACACGATCTGCCCGACGAACCACGCGGCCCACGACGCGCGCGAAGACAACGCGATCCCCGCAGCCGTGAGGGACACCGCGACGAACGTGTGCAGCGCGCCCTCGGCATCCCGCGGCCGGAGGTCTGTCACGGCGGCGTCACGCGCGGACGGGGGACGGGCGGGAGAGGCCTTCGGGGGAGCCATGGCGCCGGATCGGTCAGAACTGGCCCGCGAGCGACAAACCTTGTTTGTCACGGTCGATCATGGGCAGGACGGTAAACGAGGGCATCGCGGACGTGCGTTTGCGTTTCGGCTCCGGCTCCGACTCCGCGTAGCTGAGCACGGCGATGTCGACGACGGGCCAGGCGACGACCGAGAGGAGGACCAAGGGGATGGTCATGTCCCTCGCGTCGCTCACATCGGCGATCATGGCGCTGACGACGGGCAAACCCACATTGAGCCCGAGGCTCAAGAACCCGCGGCCGACGTTGCCATGGACCCAGTGCACGATGGGCGCCGTCAAGCAATGCCCAGCAGCACCGAGACCCACCATCACCACGCCGATGTCTTCGGTGCTGTGGCTGCTGAACGTGAGCACGTAGCCGAGCGTAAACACGACATCGGAGGGGATGAGTCCAAGCAGTGTTTTCGCGCCGTACCATTGCCGCGTCGACGACGCGGACGCCTTCCCCTCGTCCTCGAGCCTCCACCCGGGATAAGGCCCATAGGCCCACGGCGGCGGGCGCTGCATCCAGGAGGGCTGGGCCCACGGAGGCGCAGGCGGCGGCGCGCCAAGCGTCGCAGGGGGTGCGGGTGCGGGCACGGACCCAGCTGCGGGCGCGGAATCGGACGCGGGAGCCGCCGAGGGCGCGGGCGGCGGCGGTGGCGCTGCACGCGCGGCGGTGGCGCCGAGGGCGGCGAACGCGGCGGAAGCAAGCGGCAAGAAGACACGCGGCGGCATCGATGGCTCCGGTCCGTCAGGCAGCACGCCACGACGAAAAACGCGGACATCGTATCACCTCACGTGTACTTCACGCTCACGATCTCCATCTCGATGTCGCCCGCCGGACGACGCACTGTCACCACGTCGCCCGGGCTCTTGCCGAGCAGCGCCCGGCCCACGGGCGACTTCCAGCTGATGCGCCCCGTCTTGCTGTCGATCTCGTCTTCGCCGACGATCCGATAGGTGTGCCGCTTGCCGTCCTCGTCCTCGACCTCGATGGCGG
Protein-coding sequences here:
- a CDS encoding fatty acid desaturase family protein; translated protein: MAPPKASPARPPSARDAAVTDLRPRDAEGALHTFVAVSLTAAGIALSSRASWAAWFVGQIVFAVSFVKWFSLLHEAGHHTLFATRGLNTLAGHLASVISVLPYASWKAIHRMHHKWTGFQDKDPTTSSLVPRPLGTFERAAINIAWRAWLPLFSFLYRAQSFWHLPRLFRLFPEARARRAFVVNALALLAIYAAAFVFVGPAALLRLFGLGLFLGFAWMDVIMLSQHTHIPLELSHGADVTPIPAPEQAPYTRSLRFSGFLSTFVLTGFDAHELHHVFPFVPGPRLREIPWTPPNEAPAWAWIRAAKAVPAEVFLFKNRSTSGLSI
- a CDS encoding CDP-archaeol synthase → MEPAALSPLACAGLLVGSFVVGGACQSAWFAHPLSKRFTRPLDGGHTFRGRRLFGDNKTTRGFVVIVPATALAMAGLGTAAPRLGLAVWPSTLPGLLLLGAVSALGLMLGELPNSFVKRQLDVEPGAPPKHRLGRVISAVADRLDSVVGALAGASLVVELSWKTALFCLLIGPPIHGLFSVLLWVLGVKKRAG